A genomic region of Tepidisphaeraceae bacterium contains the following coding sequences:
- a CDS encoding site-2 protease family protein, translated as MTPPLTECPHCESPLPPGARVCPECNMLVYSEQLNALAAEAIALEPVDPTGAVYLWRQCLELLPPGSQQYQHVAQRVAALNGGVAPPTLPYTPDGPRPVEQGSDPLPLALVKTIGSMALSIVLYMYVFQWDWRLAVGFVLLILIHEMGHVMALRHYGYSASPPIFIPFMGALINLRQPPRNAWEEAVIGIAGPIAGTVGALACYAVWRSYPTGTDLSNTAITLAVFGFMLNFFNMLPIPPLDGGRITAAISPWAWILGLAGVGAWMLNEWRQTGRFSFILILILFFALPRIMDTLRSTAVRNHPYYQIGRQASSTMGVMYICLAAVLAVFYFGNKARVFGS; from the coding sequence ATGACACCGCCCCTCACCGAATGTCCGCACTGCGAGAGCCCGTTGCCGCCAGGCGCGCGCGTCTGTCCCGAATGCAACATGCTGGTCTACAGCGAGCAGTTGAACGCGCTGGCCGCAGAGGCCATTGCGCTCGAGCCGGTCGACCCCACCGGCGCGGTCTACCTGTGGCGGCAATGCCTGGAATTGTTACCTCCCGGTTCACAGCAATATCAGCACGTCGCCCAACGGGTGGCGGCGCTGAACGGTGGCGTGGCGCCGCCCACGTTGCCCTACACGCCCGATGGCCCCCGTCCGGTCGAGCAGGGGTCGGACCCGTTGCCGCTCGCGCTGGTGAAGACGATCGGTTCGATGGCGCTATCGATCGTGCTGTACATGTACGTCTTCCAGTGGGACTGGCGGCTGGCGGTGGGGTTTGTGCTGCTAATTTTGATCCACGAGATGGGCCACGTGATGGCGCTGCGGCACTACGGGTACAGCGCCAGCCCGCCGATCTTCATCCCGTTCATGGGCGCGCTGATCAACCTGCGCCAGCCGCCGCGCAATGCGTGGGAGGAAGCCGTGATCGGCATCGCCGGCCCCATCGCCGGCACCGTGGGGGCGCTGGCCTGTTACGCGGTATGGCGGTCATATCCGACTGGCACCGATCTATCGAACACCGCGATCACGTTGGCCGTCTTCGGGTTCATGCTGAACTTCTTCAACATGCTGCCGATCCCCCCACTGGACGGCGGCCGCATTACCGCCGCCATCAGCCCGTGGGCGTGGATTCTGGGCCTTGCGGGTGTAGGCGCCTGGATGCTGAACGAATGGCGACAGACCGGCCGGTTCAGCTTTATCCTGATCTTGATCCTGTTCTTCGCCTTGCCGCGCATCATGGACACCCTGCGCTCGACCGCGGTCCGCAACCACCCGTACTACCAGATCGGCCGACAGGCGAGTTCGACGATGGGCGTGATGTATATCTGTCTGGCTGCGGTGCTGGCGGTGTTCTACTTTGGGAACAAGGCGAGAGTATTTGGGTCGTAG
- a CDS encoding NAD(P)H-binding protein — protein sequence MSRRIFVTGASGFVGSAIVAELLSRGFGVNALQRDDRELSKGDVTAVRGDIHDAAALERGMAGCAAVVHLVGIIRERPGATFYDIHQRGTTTVAKAAKSAGVSRFIHMSANGTRADAVSDYHKSKWLGEQFLREKSGLDWTIFRPSLIHGANGEFIQSAARWARGKAAPWLFMPYFGAGLFGTGGAGLMQPIFIDDVARAFVNAIDNEKSIHKIYELGGGEAVSWPQMHRAIAEAVVGKRRPVVPIPAWYAKAITYVVPGAMLPFNRAQVQMSQEDNTTDLNPFIEDFGWQPRDFSATLATYAAALR from the coding sequence ATGTCACGTCGGATTTTCGTCACTGGTGCAAGCGGCTTCGTCGGCAGCGCGATTGTCGCGGAACTGCTAAGCCGCGGGTTCGGGGTGAATGCGCTACAACGTGACGACCGTGAATTGTCCAAGGGCGACGTGACCGCGGTGCGTGGTGACATCCACGACGCCGCGGCGCTCGAGCGCGGCATGGCCGGTTGCGCCGCGGTGGTGCACCTCGTTGGCATCATCCGCGAGCGGCCGGGCGCGACGTTCTACGACATCCACCAGCGCGGTACCACCACCGTCGCCAAGGCGGCCAAGTCGGCCGGCGTATCACGCTTCATCCACATGTCGGCCAACGGCACGCGCGCGGACGCGGTCAGTGACTACCACAAATCGAAGTGGCTCGGCGAGCAGTTCCTGCGCGAAAAGAGCGGCCTCGATTGGACGATCTTCCGCCCCAGCCTGATTCACGGCGCCAACGGTGAGTTCATTCAGTCGGCCGCGCGGTGGGCGCGCGGGAAAGCGGCGCCTTGGCTCTTCATGCCCTACTTCGGTGCCGGTCTCTTCGGCACCGGTGGCGCGGGGCTGATGCAGCCGATCTTCATCGACGATGTCGCCCGCGCGTTCGTCAACGCGATCGACAACGAGAAGTCCATTCACAAAATCTACGAGCTAGGCGGTGGCGAGGCCGTGTCGTGGCCGCAGATGCATCGCGCGATCGCCGAGGCGGTCGTCGGCAAGCGGCGCCCGGTGGTGCCGATTCCGGCGTGGTACGCGAAGGCGATCACCTACGTGGTGCCCGGCGCGATGCTACCGTTCAACCGCGCGCAGGTGCAGATGAGCCAGGAGGACAACACGACGGATCTGAATCCCTTCATCGAAGATTTCGGGTGGCAGCCACGCGACTTTTCGGCGACCCTTGCCACCTACGCCGCTGCGTTGCGGTAA
- a CDS encoding response regulator encodes MGGTRDKVLILGSQSAGNNAAVDALRSHCEVVEISSIDQAIEALRHDNFNAIFSNSADFLPLERALVSQQANLILNTIGEGVCIVDGEGRCNWMNKKMHAWPAPVHEKIRKTCKEAYDLFSRQVSPQAPETPVFSRSKRYAFNVEDQQFLEMIASPVINPAGNVVQVVSVVWDATGTRRLQQKIDAIDKAGRELVRLEGDLLQKLNVGQRLKLLEDKIISFTRDLMHFDHFAIRLLDRRSNKLDVVISKGLPPEAVNIDLYADENGNGISGYVGATGRSYICPDVERDPRYVIGLDAAKSSLTVPLRLHDKVIGVFNIESRHRAAFNEDDRQFAEIFGRYVAIALNILDLMIVERVGTAHKVADDVCAEVAGPLNDISSDANALMDEYIGHDELRSKLQAIIDNCATIQKSLHQAAKGPNTSILGAADVKEQQNADPAIGGARILIADDEPNIRTTISDILRKYHGTVTVSCNGEEAIEHLENADFDLVISDIKMPDKSGYDVFAAARKKSQQTPVILMTGFGYDPNHSIVRASQEGLQAVLFKPFKVDQLLTEVRKALQPQGVSQ; translated from the coding sequence TTGGGCGGTACGCGAGATAAGGTCCTTATCCTCGGTTCGCAGTCTGCGGGCAACAACGCTGCCGTAGACGCGCTACGCTCGCATTGCGAGGTCGTCGAGATCAGCTCGATCGACCAGGCGATCGAGGCGCTCCGTCACGACAACTTCAACGCGATCTTCTCCAACTCGGCCGACTTCCTTCCCCTCGAACGCGCGCTCGTCAGCCAGCAGGCCAACCTGATCCTGAACACGATCGGTGAAGGCGTATGCATCGTGGATGGTGAGGGCCGCTGTAATTGGATGAACAAGAAGATGCACGCGTGGCCCGCGCCGGTGCATGAGAAGATCCGCAAGACCTGCAAGGAAGCCTACGACCTCTTCAGCCGCCAGGTTAGCCCGCAAGCCCCCGAGACCCCCGTCTTTTCCCGCTCCAAGCGATACGCGTTTAACGTCGAAGACCAGCAGTTCCTGGAGATGATCGCCAGCCCGGTGATCAACCCAGCCGGCAATGTCGTGCAGGTGGTCAGCGTGGTGTGGGACGCGACCGGCACGCGGCGCCTGCAGCAGAAGATCGACGCGATCGACAAGGCCGGCCGTGAACTGGTGCGCCTGGAAGGGGACTTGCTTCAGAAGCTGAACGTCGGGCAGCGTTTGAAGCTATTAGAAGATAAAATAATCAGTTTTACGCGCGATTTGATGCATTTCGATCATTTCGCGATTCGCCTGCTCGACCGCCGGTCGAACAAGCTTGACGTGGTGATCAGCAAGGGCCTGCCACCCGAAGCAGTGAACATTGATCTGTACGCCGACGAGAACGGTAACGGCATCAGTGGTTACGTTGGCGCGACGGGCCGCAGCTACATCTGTCCGGACGTCGAGCGCGACCCGCGCTACGTCATCGGCCTCGACGCCGCCAAGAGCAGCCTGACCGTGCCGCTTCGGTTGCACGACAAGGTGATCGGCGTCTTCAACATCGAATCGCGCCACCGCGCCGCGTTCAACGAAGATGACCGTCAATTCGCCGAGATCTTCGGGCGCTACGTCGCTATCGCGTTGAACATCCTGGACCTGATGATCGTCGAGCGTGTCGGCACCGCGCATAAGGTGGCCGACGACGTGTGCGCTGAAGTCGCCGGGCCGTTGAATGACATCTCGTCGGACGCCAACGCGCTCATGGACGAGTACATCGGGCACGACGAACTGCGCAGCAAGCTGCAGGCGATCATCGACAACTGCGCCACGATCCAGAAGTCGCTGCACCAGGCCGCCAAGGGGCCGAACACGAGCATCCTGGGTGCCGCCGACGTGAAGGAGCAGCAGAACGCCGACCCGGCGATCGGTGGGGCGCGCATCCTGATCGCCGACGACGAGCCGAACATCCGCACGACGATCTCCGACATCCTCCGCAAGTATCACGGCACGGTAACCGTCTCGTGCAACGGCGAGGAGGCGATCGAGCACCTGGAGAACGCCGACTTCGACCTGGTCATCAGCGACATCAAGATGCCCGACAAGAGCGGCTACGACGTCTTCGCCGCCGCCCGCAAGAAGAGCCAGCAGACGCCGGTGATTTTGATGACCGGCTTCGGCTACGACCCCAACCACAGCATCGTTCGCGCCAGCCAGGAAGGGCTGCAGGCGGTGCTGTTCAAGCCGTTCAAGGTCGACCAGCTGTTGACGGAAGTGCGCAAGGCGCTTCAGCCGCAGGGCGTTTCGCAATAA
- a CDS encoding FKBP-type peptidyl-prolyl cis-trans isomerase: MKTKYALLSAVAIASVSTLLLAQSPTTAPAAGHEQTTASGLKFTTVQEGDGAAKAGDTVWVHYTGTLTDGTKFDSSVDRGEPFSFELGAGRVIKGWDEGVAGMKVGEKRKLVIPPDLGYGAQGAGGAIPPNATLVFDVELLGVKRGR; this comes from the coding sequence ATGAAAACGAAATATGCATTGTTGTCCGCCGTCGCCATCGCCAGCGTTTCGACGCTGTTGCTAGCTCAATCGCCCACGACCGCCCCGGCCGCCGGCCATGAACAGACGACCGCCAGCGGTCTGAAGTTCACGACCGTTCAAGAGGGCGACGGCGCCGCCAAGGCCGGTGATACCGTGTGGGTGCACTACACCGGCACGCTGACCGACGGCACGAAGTTCGACAGCTCCGTCGACCGCGGCGAGCCCTTCAGCTTCGAGCTGGGCGCCGGCCGGGTGATCAAAGGCTGGGACGAAGGCGTGGCCGGCATGAAGGTCGGCGAGAAGCGCAAGCTCGTCATCCCGCCCGACCTCGGCTACGGCGCCCAAGGCGCCGGTGGCGCCATTCCCCCCAATGCCACCCTCGTCTTCGACGTCGAACTGCTCGGCGTCAAGCGCGGCCGGTAG